In the Populus trichocarpa isolate Nisqually-1 chromosome 1, P.trichocarpa_v4.1, whole genome shotgun sequence genome, one interval contains:
- the LOC7467644 gene encoding serine/threonine-protein kinase STY13 has product MGSSNVFYSGEFNLDAKWLVDPKLLFVGPKIGEGAHAKVYEGKYKNQNVAIKIVHGGETPEEIAKRQARFAREVAMLSRVQHKNLVKFIGACKEPVMVIVTELLLGGTLRKYLLNMRPRCLEMRVAFGFALDIARAMECLHSHGIIHRDLKPENLILTADHKTVKLADFGLAREESLTEMMTAETGTYRWMAPELYSTVTLRHGEKKHYNHKVDAYSFAIVLWELIHNKLPFEGMSNLQAAYAAAFKNVRPSAENLPEDLALIVTSCWKEDPNARPNFSQIIQMLLHYLSTISAPEPAIPARIFTSENAVFPPESPGTSSLMAVRDDSGETPRTQIEDKPRGFFFCFNQCY; this is encoded by the exons ATGGGATCTAGTAATGTGTTTTACTCTGGAGAGTTCAATTTGGATGCCAAGTGGCTCGTTGATCCTAAGCTTCTATTTGTTGGGCCAAAGATTGGAGAAGGTGCTCATGCTAAAGTATATGAAGGGAA GTACAAGAATCAAAATGTTGCCATTAAAATTGTACATGGAGGAGAAACCCCAGAAGAGATTGCCAAGAGACAAGCTCGGTTTGCAAGAGAGGTTGCAATGTTATCTAGAGTTCAACACAAAAATCTAGTGAAG TTTATTGGTGCTTGCAAGGAGCCTGTCATGGTGATAGTAACTGAGCTTCTTTTAGGTGGGACATTGCGCAAATACTTGCTGAACATGCGACCAAGGTGCTTGGAAATGCGTGTTGCTTTTGGGTTTGCTCTTGATATTGCTCGTGCTATGGAATGCTTACACTCCCATGGGATCATTCATCGTGACCTAAAACCTG AGAACTTGATCTTGACTGCAGACCATAAAACAGTTAAACTTGCAGATTTTGGTTTAGCCAGAGAAGAGTCATTGACAGAGATGATGACTGCTGAAACAGGGACATACCGGTGGATGGCACCAGAG CTTTACAGCACAGTCACATTAAGACATGGTGAGAAGAAACACTATAATCACAAGGTGGATGCTTATAGCTTTGCGATAGTGTTGTGGGAGCTCATCCATAATAAATTGCCTTTTGAAGGCATGTCAAATCTACAGGCAGCTTATGCAGCTGCTTTTAAG AATGTGAGACCCAGTGCTGAAAACCTCCCAGAGGATTTGGCTTTGATTGTGACCTCATGTTGGAAAGAAGATCCAAATGCTCGGCCCAACTTCAGCCAAATTATACAGATGCTCCTGCATTATCTTTCTACCATTTCAGCACCAGAGCCCGCCATCCCTGCTAGGATATTCACATCTGAGAATGCAGTTTTTCCCCCGGAGTCTCCTGGTACAAGTTCCTTAATGGCTGTAAGAGATGACTCAGGGGAAACCCCAAGAACCCAGATAGAAGACAAGCCGAGAGGTTTCTTTTTCTGCTTTAACCAATGTTACTGA
- the LOC7467645 gene encoding SUPPRESSOR OF GAMMA RESPONSE 1 isoform X2, whose protein sequence is MARAWLIDGRSIARKVSRSSAYQIKDCGANRECPKCHCHIDNSDVTQEWPGLPIGVKFDPSDAQLLEHLEAKCAVGNSKPHMFIDEFIPTLDGDKGICYTHPAKLPGAKKDGNSIHFFHRTNNAYATGQRKRRKIHCEVGSNEEGVRWHKTGKTKPVMDNGVQKGCKKIMVLYKSSKKGSKPDKSKWVMHQYHLGTDEDEKEGEYVVSKIFYQQKQTEKNDDNLLIEDNDILSHQTSPRTPNSNPPNPPRPGKSVMYDDIANDNITHLAGQNNEIKEEAPDVPAHVFQLEGDVEFPEWFAGESQAVENSDFTALDDSLLCNEIFVSAPRVPNNSGVNRVSYTGMAHNTNEVNGNNNEPCGIAELENLELDTPPDFQLADLQFGSQESILGWLDRL, encoded by the exons atgGCAAG GGCTTGGCTTATTGATGGCAGATCAATTGCAAGGAAAGTGTCACGATCTTCTGCTTATCAAATCAAAGACTGTGGGGCAAATCGTGAGTGCCCAAAGTGCCATTGTCATATAGATAACAGTGAT GTTACTCAAGAATGGCCTGGCCTGCCTATTGGTGTAAAGTTTGATCCTTCTGATGCACAGCTTTTAGAGCATTTAGAAGCAAAATGTGCTGTTGGAAATTCCAAACCTCACATGTTCATTGATGAGTTTATTCCAACACTAGATGGTGATAAAGGAATTTGTTATACCCATCCAGCAAAGCTACCTG GTGCCAAGAAAGATGGAAATAGTATCCATTTCTTTCACAGAACAAATAATGCTTATGCTACTGGTCAACGAAAGCGCCGGAAGATCCACTGTGAAGTCGGTTCCAATGAGGAGGGTGTCCGTTGGCACAAGACAGGCAAGACAAAACCTGTGATGGACAATGGAGTTCAGAAAGGCTGCAAGAAAATCATGGTTCTTTATAAAAGTTCAAAGAAGGGGTCAAAACCAGATAAGTCTAAGTGGGTTATGCATCAGTACCATCTGGGTACTGATGAAGATGAAAAGGAAGGTGAATATGTAGTTTCCAAAATTTTCTACCAGCAGAAACAAACTGAAAAGAACGATGACAATCTACTTATTGaagataatgatattttgtcaCATCAAACTAGTCCAAGGACCCCTAATTCCAATCCTCCCAACCCGCCACGACCAGGGAAATCTGTCATGTATGATGACATTGCCAATGATAACATAACGCATTTGGCTGGGCAG AACAATGAGATTAAGGAAGAAGCACCTGATGTCCCAGCACATGTTTTTCAGCTTGAGGGTGATGTGGAATTCCCTGAATGGTTTGCTGGTGAATCTCAGGCTGTTGAAAACTCTGATTTCACTGCCTTAGATGATTCTCTGTTATGCaatgaaatttttgtttctgcTCCTCGTGTTCCAAATAATTCGGGGGTAAACCGTGTTTCATACACTGGCATGGCACACAATACAAACGAAGTGAATGGAAACAATAACGAACCTTGTGGAATTGCTGAATTGGAGAACCTTGAGCTGGACACTCCACCAGATTTCCAGCTTGCT GATCTGCAGTTTGGCTCTCAGGAAAGTATCCTTGGATGGCTAGACCGATTGTGA
- the LOC7467645 gene encoding SUPPRESSOR OF GAMMA RESPONSE 1 isoform X1 encodes MARAWLIDGRSIARKVSRSSAYQIKDCGANRECPKCHCHIDNSDVTQEWPGLPIGVKFDPSDAQLLEHLEAKCAVGNSKPHMFIDEFIPTLDGDKGICYTHPAKLPGAKKDGNSIHFFHRTNNAYATGQRKRRKIHCEVGSNEEGVRWHKTGKTKPVMDNGVQKGCKKIMVLYKSSKKGSKPDKSKWVMHQYHLGTDEDEKEGEYVVSKIFYQQKQTEKNDDNLLIEDNDILSHQTSPRTPNSNPPNPPRPGKSVMYDDIANDNITHLAGQNNEIKEEAPDVPAHVFQLEGDVEFPEWFAGESQAVENSDFTALDDSLLCNEIFVSAPRVPNNSGVNRVSYTGMAHNTNEVNGNNNEPCGIAELENLELDTPPDFQLAFLICSTGSAVWLSGKYPWMARPIVKTYGGAKASTNKNHLQVLCLPFSG; translated from the exons atgGCAAG GGCTTGGCTTATTGATGGCAGATCAATTGCAAGGAAAGTGTCACGATCTTCTGCTTATCAAATCAAAGACTGTGGGGCAAATCGTGAGTGCCCAAAGTGCCATTGTCATATAGATAACAGTGAT GTTACTCAAGAATGGCCTGGCCTGCCTATTGGTGTAAAGTTTGATCCTTCTGATGCACAGCTTTTAGAGCATTTAGAAGCAAAATGTGCTGTTGGAAATTCCAAACCTCACATGTTCATTGATGAGTTTATTCCAACACTAGATGGTGATAAAGGAATTTGTTATACCCATCCAGCAAAGCTACCTG GTGCCAAGAAAGATGGAAATAGTATCCATTTCTTTCACAGAACAAATAATGCTTATGCTACTGGTCAACGAAAGCGCCGGAAGATCCACTGTGAAGTCGGTTCCAATGAGGAGGGTGTCCGTTGGCACAAGACAGGCAAGACAAAACCTGTGATGGACAATGGAGTTCAGAAAGGCTGCAAGAAAATCATGGTTCTTTATAAAAGTTCAAAGAAGGGGTCAAAACCAGATAAGTCTAAGTGGGTTATGCATCAGTACCATCTGGGTACTGATGAAGATGAAAAGGAAGGTGAATATGTAGTTTCCAAAATTTTCTACCAGCAGAAACAAACTGAAAAGAACGATGACAATCTACTTATTGaagataatgatattttgtcaCATCAAACTAGTCCAAGGACCCCTAATTCCAATCCTCCCAACCCGCCACGACCAGGGAAATCTGTCATGTATGATGACATTGCCAATGATAACATAACGCATTTGGCTGGGCAG AACAATGAGATTAAGGAAGAAGCACCTGATGTCCCAGCACATGTTTTTCAGCTTGAGGGTGATGTGGAATTCCCTGAATGGTTTGCTGGTGAATCTCAGGCTGTTGAAAACTCTGATTTCACTGCCTTAGATGATTCTCTGTTATGCaatgaaatttttgtttctgcTCCTCGTGTTCCAAATAATTCGGGGGTAAACCGTGTTTCATACACTGGCATGGCACACAATACAAACGAAGTGAATGGAAACAATAACGAACCTTGTGGAATTGCTGAATTGGAGAACCTTGAGCTGGACACTCCACCAGATTTCCAGCTTGCT TTTCTAATATGTTCCACAGGATCTGCAGTTTGGCTCTCAGGAAAGTATCCTTGGATGGCTAGACCGATTGTGAAGACATATGGTGGAGCAAAAGCGTCCACCAATAAAAATCACTTGCAAGTTTTGTGTCTCCCATTTTCTGGGTGA
- the LOC7467646 gene encoding CRM-domain containing factor CFM9, mitochondrial — MFAARNLQRSCFKTLYSLLQSSPKSNIVLFKDVAPKLACSNDIQPSFSPLNYPHNGWCRSMSTSKGRSMRSKVERRMRKESGKTLREIRRAKKLKKKLMTDEERLIYNLKRAKKKVALLLQKLKKYDLPELPSPLHDPELLTPEQLQAYKKIGFRNKNYVPVGVRGVFGGVVQNMHMHWKFHETVQVSCDNFPKEKIKEMATMIARLSGGIVVNVHNVKTIIMFRGRNYRQPKDLIPLNTLTKRKALFKARFEQALESQKLNIKQIEQQLRRMGVNPEDPVAMASIQRVASTFFNAIDKKEGSPYVFHGDKGSMVEPHDHLEHLEPPADESDQEELDRFIAEIEDAADQEWAAEEAAEKEEFGRIRYWNREDYGGRIRSPEIHRSEVSDGEARGARHWRDARDKRMSSNRDDDSDVSEGDNEWNVRDNSDHESDFYADRRSRGLRRKQDGIGREYNAHDIKRKFEPEFKEKMAEEDSESEEMLSDLDNAMWQSDAEEEHVSRTSRAEASPIFKSSSDDEEDTYPLKRNEITRVTDPQSDAARDEFKISRSLKQKNGVGSFKRNAEANSRRKTFQEDSGSDDMYNDSKHAMWESDDEVDILRAGSEKDYNYRDSGESEDHLQKQREKHEANGKKVISRKEVDETWDSD, encoded by the exons ATGTTTGCTGCTAGGAACCTTCAAAGGAGTTGCTTTAAGACACTCTATTCTCTCCTTCAATCCAGTCCCAAAAG TAATATTGTGTTATTCAAGGATGTTGCTCCAAAACTTGCTTGTTCAAATGATATTCAACCAAGCTTTTCACCGTTGAATTATCCCCACAATGGATGGTGCCGTTCAATGTCTACTTCAAAAGGGAGGAGCATGAGGAGCAAGGTCGAAAGGCGGATGCGTAAAGAGTCTGGTAAAACACTCAGAGAGATTCGGAGAGcgaagaaattgaagaagaaattgatgaCTGATGAGGAGAGGCTCATTTACAACCTCAAAAGA GCTAAGAAGAAAGTTGCATTGCTCCTAcagaagctaaaaaaatatgatctaCCTGAGTTGCCATCCCCATTGCATGATCCTGAGCTCCTGACACCTGAGCAGCTTCAAGCATATAAGAAGATCGGtttcagaaataaaaattatgttccTGTTGGTGTCCGTGGAGTCTTTGGAGGAGTTGTCCAAAATATGCATATGCATTGGAAGTTTCATGAGACTGTGCAAGTAAGCTGTGACAACTTTcccaaagaaaaaatcaaggaaatggCTACCATGATAGCAAGACTAAGTGGAGGTATTGTGGTAAATGTTCATAACGTGAAGACAATTATCATGTTCAGAGGCAGAAACTATCGCCAACCAAAAGATTTGATCCCTCTTAACACTCTTACAAAAAGGAAG GCACTGTTTAAGGCTAGGTTTGAGCAAGCTCTTGAATCTCAGAAGCTAAACATCAAGCAAATTGAACAGCAGCTCCGGCGAATGGGGGTAAACCCTGAGGATCCAGTTGCCATGGCCAGCATTCAGAGAGTAGCTTCCACATTCTTCAATGCTATTGACAAGAAGGAAGGAAGCCCTTATGTCTTTCATGGTGACAAAGGGTCAATGGTGGAGCCCCATGATCATTTAGAACATTTGGAACCCCCTGCTGACGAGAGTGATCAAGAGGAGCTTGATAGGTTTATTGCTGAGATAGAGGATGCAGCAGATCAAGAGTGGGCTGCAGAAGAAGCTGCAGAGAAAGAAGAATTTGGTAGGATTAGATACTGGAACAGGGAAGATTATGGTGGGCGGATTAGGAGCCCAGAAATACATAGAAGTGAAGTTTCCGATGGTGAGGCAAGAGGAGCCAGGCATTGGAGAGATGCACGTGACAAACGGATGAGTTCTAATCGAGATGATGATAGTGATGTTTCTGAGGGTGATAATGAGTGGAATGTTAGAGATAATAGTGATCATGAGAGTGATTTTTATGCAGATCGCAGATCTAGAGGGCTGCGGAGGAAGCAAGATGGGATTGGAAGGGAATATAATGCTCAtgatatcaaaagaaaatttgaacctGAATTCAAAGAAAAGATGGCTGAAGAAGATTCTGAATCAGAAGAAATGTTAAGTGATCTTGACAATGCAATGTGGCAATCAGATGCTGAGGAAGAACATGTCTCAAGAACATCAAGAGCGGAAGCAAGTCCCATCTTTAAAAGCAGCAGTGATGATGAGGAGGATACATATCCCTTGAAGAGAAATGAGATCACCAGGGTAACGGATCCGCAGAGTGATGCAGCGCGTGACGAGTTTAAAATATCAAGAAGTTTGAAGCAGAAGAATGGAGTTGGTTCTTTCAAGAGAAATGCTGAAGCAAATTCCAGAAGAAAGACGTTCCAGGAAGATTCTGGGTCAGATGATATGTATAATGATTCAAAACATGCGATGTGGGAATCAGATGATGAGGTAGACATCTTAAGAGCAGGTAGTGAAAAGGATTATAATTACAGGGACAGTGGTGAAAGTGAAGATCACCTCCAGAAGCAACGGGAGAAGCATGAAGCAAATGGTAAGAAGGTGATATCACGAAAAGAGGTGGATGAGACTTGGGACAGTGATTAG